In the Engraulis encrasicolus isolate BLACKSEA-1 chromosome 9, IST_EnEncr_1.0, whole genome shotgun sequence genome, one interval contains:
- the dtx3la gene encoding E3 ubiquitin-protein ligase DTX3L1 produces MGGGQSKDKMHCNRYMNGQGPLSVEQQMEQDLKGPSGNQSVGDQPEGSMALQHERRSLPGFPKDDTIKINFVFSDGIQTEAHPRPGEKFHGLQTAAYLPQNTKGTAVVKLLERAFQQRMLFTVATNSDGEEAVVPTDVPLKTIGDESGPESLRYPDSNYLNDVVKVLKAKGIK; encoded by the exons ATGGGTGGAGGTCAGAGCAAAGACAAAATGCACTGCAACCGCTACATGAATGGCCAAGGCCCCCTCTCAGTCGAGCagcaaa TGGAGCAGGACCTGAAGGGACCCAGTGGCAACCAGTCAGTGGGGGACCAGCCAGAGGGATCAATGGCCCTGCAGCATGAGAGAAGGAGTCTGCCAGGCTTCCCCAAAGATGACACTATCAAAATCAATTTCGTCTTTTCGGACGGTATTCAAACG GAAGCTCATCCCAGGCCAGGGGAGAAGTTTCACGGGCTGCAGACGGCTGCCTACTTGCCTCAGAACACCAAGGGGACAGCAGTGGTCAAACTGCTGGAGAGGGCTTTTCAGCAGAGGATGCTCTTCACCGTGGCAACCAACAGTGATGGGGAGGAGGCCGTGGTGCCTACAGACGTGCCCCTAAAGACCATCGGAGACGAGTCTGGACCGGAGAG CCTTCGGTATCCAGATTCCAACTACCTGAACGATGTAGTCAAAGTTCTGAAGGCCAAGGGGATCAAGTGA